One region of Mus musculus strain C57BL/6J chromosome 15, GRCm38.p6 C57BL/6J genomic DNA includes:
- the Ropn1l gene encoding ropporin-1-like protein, with the protein MPLPDTMFCAQQIHIPPELPDILKQFTKAAIRTQPADVLQWSAGYFSALSRGDPLPVKDRIEMPVATQKTDTGLTQGLLKVLHKQCSHKQYVELADLEKKWKNLCLPVEKLRTILELDPCEDKIEWIKFLALGCSSLGRTLNTAMKNVCEILTSDPEGGPARIPFETFAYVYQYLSGLDPELPAVETENYLTSLRLMSESRKNGMIGLSDFFVGKKII; encoded by the exons ATGCCGCTGCCCGACACCATGTTCTGCGCGCAGCAGATCCACATCCCCCCGGAGCTGCCGGACATCCTCAAGCAGTTCACCAAGGCTGCCATCCGTACGCAGCCGGCGGACGTGCTGCAGTGGTCGGCGGG GTATTTTTCAGCCCTGTCCAGAGGAGACCCACTTCCTGTAAAGGACAGAATTGAAATGCCTGTGGCCACACAGAAGACTGACACAGGCCTGACCCAGGGACTCCTGAAAGTCCTGCACAAGCAG TGTAGCCACAAGCAATATGTGGAGTTAGCAGATCTTGAGAAGAAGTGGAAAAATTTGTGCCTGCCAGTAGAAAAGCTCAGAACGATCCTGGAGCTGGATCCATGTGAGGACAAAATAGAGTGGATCAAGTTTTTAGCGCTCGGATGCAGCTCCCTGGGCAGG ACCCTGAACACGGCCATGAAGAACGTGTGTGAGATCCTCACCTCTGACCCGGAGGGCGGGCCTGCTCGCATCCCCTTTGAAACCTTTGCCTATGTTTACCAGTACTTGTCTGGACTGGACCCAGAACTCCCGGCCGTGGAGACCGAGAACTATCTTACCAGTTTAAGACTGATGTC AGAATCTAGAAAGAATGGCATGATAGGACTTTCGGACTTCTTCGTTGGAAAAAAGATAATATAG